One part of the Candidatus Mancarchaeum acidiphilum genome encodes these proteins:
- a CDS encoding RpoL/Rpb11 RNA polymerase subunit family protein: MDYKILKDDENELMVEFNSPDLTIPDLVANTALEDSKVTFAGVYKEHPDVGNPQLVIKTKGEKAAEAFKGALNKIESSIKDMKKQLK, translated from the coding sequence ATGGACTACAAAATACTTAAAGACGATGAAAATGAGCTGATGGTTGAATTTAATTCTCCAGATTTGACTATACCTGACCTTGTAGCAAATACCGCTCTTGAGGATTCAAAGGTCACTTTCGCAGGAGTGTACAAGGAGCACCCCGATGTAGGCAACCCCCAGTTGGTCATAAAGACAAAGGGAGAGAAGGCGGCAGAAGCATTCAAGGGGGCTTTGAATAAGATAGAGTCAAGCATAAAGGATATGAAAAAGCAATTGAAGTAA